The following proteins are encoded in a genomic region of Arachis stenosperma cultivar V10309 chromosome 4, arast.V10309.gnm1.PFL2, whole genome shotgun sequence:
- the LOC130975183 gene encoding uncharacterized protein LOC130975183 has translation MPPRNGGGGGLRGGVEGGTGNAGRGGKEEERRRIGRRMGEKEGGDSGGDGVTGGSAARRERQRQRGKEREKGKGRRRRGEGRRGGGVQVDGVVAGVAVTELEGGGNGGLE, from the coding sequence ATGCCACCCAGGAACGGAGGCGGCGGTGGGCTTCGCGGCGGAGTAGAGGGTGGCACAGGCAATGCGGGCAGAGGCGGTAAGGAAGAGGAACGAAGGAGGATTGGGCGAAGAATGGGGGAAAAGGAAGGAGGGGACAGTGGTGGGGATGGGGTCACCGGCGGCAGTGCGGCGCGGCGGGAACGGCAGAGGCAGAGGgggaaagaaagagagaaggggaagggaagaagaaggaggGGAGAAGGGCGGCGCGGTGGCGGCGTTCAGGTGGACGGAGTGGTGGCGGGCGTGGCAGTTACAGAACTGGAGGGGGGTGGCAATGGAGGTTTGGAGTGA